A genomic window from Gambusia affinis linkage group LG16, SWU_Gaff_1.0, whole genome shotgun sequence includes:
- the zdhhc22 gene encoding palmitoyltransferase ZDHHC22 isoform X2 — MFTRMLKLRLLNAVAPAYFFAATTVTFILHFCLFIPTIFPNPDTSLKISTALHTTVFLFLMFNALGNYIMTIKYPAESDNEIAIPVCSPSCSDKVDSHYLLNGRHFCKLCRKVIFRRDHHCFFTGNCIGNKNMRYFIMFCIYTSCVCMYSLVLGVAFLTVEYSISFENPLTFLTLLPLSTTYFFMGFCCQQVLLVARGQTWCQMQRGELVDNRSPWRANLKDVFGARWILGLILPVQTVEMYSEDTDELKQD, encoded by the exons ATGTTCACCCGGATGTTAAAGCTGAGACTGCTTAATGCAGTAGCGCCTGCGTACTTCTTTGCAGCTACAacagtcacatttattttacacttttgcCTCTTCATCCCGACTATCTTCCCCAACCCGGACACATCGCTGAAGATCTCCACAGCCCTTCACAcaactgttttccttttcctgaTGTTTAATGCTTTGGGGAATTACATAATGACAATCAAATATCCGGCCGAGAGTGACAACGAGATTGCGATTCCTGTGTGTTCGCCAAGTTGCTCGGACAAAGTGGATTCCCACTACCTACTTAATGGCCGTCATTTTTGCAAACTGTGCAGGAAGGTCATTTTCAGGAGGGATCACCACTGTTTTTTCACTGGAAACTGCATCGGCAACAAGAACATGCGTTACTTCATCATGTTCTGCATCTACACATCATGCGTATGCATGTACTCTTTGGTTCTTGGCGTGGCCTTCCTGACAGTCGAGTACTCCATTTCCTTTGAGAACCCGTTGACCTTCCTGACCCTTCTCCCTCTCTCCACCACCTACTTCTTCATGG GTTTCTGCTGCCAGCAGGTGCTGCTGGTGGCCCGGGGGCAGACCTGGTGTCAAATGCAGAGAGGGGAGCTGGTGGACAACCGCAGCCCCTGGAGAGCAAACCTCAAGGATGTGTTTGGCGCCCGCTGGATCCTTGGTCTTATTCTGCCTGTGCAAACAGTGGAGATGTATTCTGAAGACACAGATGAACTCAAACAAGACTGA
- the zdhhc22 gene encoding palmitoyltransferase ZDHHC22 isoform X1: MFTRMLKLRLLNAVAPAYFFAATTVTFILHFCLFIPTIFPNPDTSLKISTALHTTVFLFLMFNALGNYIMTIKYPAESDNEIAIPVCSPSCSDKVDSHYLLNGRHFCKLCRKVIFRRDHHCFFTGNCIGNKNMRYFIMFCIYTSCVCMYSLVLGVAFLTVEYSISFENPLTFLTLLPLSTTYFFMGTISGLQLFLVLMLYVWLGIGLVCAGFCCQQVLLVARGQTWCQMQRGELVDNRSPWRANLKDVFGARWILGLILPVQTVEMYSEDTDELKQD, from the exons ATGTTCACCCGGATGTTAAAGCTGAGACTGCTTAATGCAGTAGCGCCTGCGTACTTCTTTGCAGCTACAacagtcacatttattttacacttttgcCTCTTCATCCCGACTATCTTCCCCAACCCGGACACATCGCTGAAGATCTCCACAGCCCTTCACAcaactgttttccttttcctgaTGTTTAATGCTTTGGGGAATTACATAATGACAATCAAATATCCGGCCGAGAGTGACAACGAGATTGCGATTCCTGTGTGTTCGCCAAGTTGCTCGGACAAAGTGGATTCCCACTACCTACTTAATGGCCGTCATTTTTGCAAACTGTGCAGGAAGGTCATTTTCAGGAGGGATCACCACTGTTTTTTCACTGGAAACTGCATCGGCAACAAGAACATGCGTTACTTCATCATGTTCTGCATCTACACATCATGCGTATGCATGTACTCTTTGGTTCTTGGCGTGGCCTTCCTGACAGTCGAGTACTCCATTTCCTTTGAGAACCCGTTGACCTTCCTGACCCTTCTCCCTCTCTCCACCACCTACTTCTTCATGG GCACAATCTCTGGCCTTCAGCTGTTCCTAGTGCTGATGCTCTATGTATGGCTGGGCATTGGCTTGGTGTGTGCAGGTTTCTGCTGCCAGCAGGTGCTGCTGGTGGCCCGGGGGCAGACCTGGTGTCAAATGCAGAGAGGGGAGCTGGTGGACAACCGCAGCCCCTGGAGAGCAAACCTCAAGGATGTGTTTGGCGCCCGCTGGATCCTTGGTCTTATTCTGCCTGTGCAAACAGTGGAGATGTATTCTGAAGACACAGATGAACTCAAACAAGACTGA
- the cipca gene encoding CLOCK-interacting pacemaker a → MSSFNKLNTQRLPPFTTAQMRMSKQDLERDSGFSDASSEYLSAVEVTDSEDTGRNGSIIGQEPAGQQVALVGGSYPGLSPMIIMNNFVLKQPSPMAPPEKQRGFPSSMEVMPQSQVVLLQPLVSNGTNCSPKPGSDGMRQSKSYTPILKSYPRIAPYPVDSPFKKVETSRLIASGTTGYEQRQRRFHDPPRPDISPSPLSDLQMQTQAVCNFEASSNKSHAESQEQDSDKFLTAATETSSLVNFTYEELRSISDDGSMPAEKYQDPISMHSNKLKRFSNTYNILNKSGLLGITLRTKQLIKENKRTQGQLHLLQEQTALLLEALSSGDPQLWTNLLTSLQDTEKEQSGVKI, encoded by the exons ATGAgcagttttaacaaactaaacacacaaagACTGCCACCATTTACGACAGCGCAGATGAGAATGTCCAAACAAGACCTGGAAAGAGATTCAGGCTTCTCAG ATGCCAGCTCAGAGTACCTCAGTGCAGTCGAGGTCACAGACTCGGAAGATACTGGAAGGAATGGGTCAATAATCGGGCAGGAACCAGCTGGTCAGCAAGTGGCCTTGGTAGGAGGTTCATATCCTGGACTGTCCCCAATGATCATTATGAACAACTTTGTCCTAAAGCAG ccATCACCAATGGCTCCACCAGAGAAACAGCGGGGCTTTCCTTCATCGATGGAAGTGATGCCCCAATCTCAGGTGGTTCTTCTTCAGCCGTTGGTATCAAATGGCACAAACTGCTCTCCGAAACCTGGCTCTGATGGTATGAGACAATCAAAAAGCTACACTCCTATCCTCAAGTCATACCCCAGAATTGCCCCCTACCCAGTGGACTCGCCCTTTAAGAAAGTGGAAACATCAAGGCTGATTGCAAGCGGAACCACGGGATATGAGCAGCGACAGAGGAGATTCCATGACCCCCCGAGGCCTGACATCTCCCCCAGCCCACTGTCAGATCTGCAAATGCAAACTCAAGCTGTCTGCAACTTTGAAGCATCAAGCAACAAATCTCACGCTGAGAGTCAGGAGCAAGATTCTGACAAATTTCTGACCGCAGCAACAGAAACCAGCTCATTAGTCAACTTCACATATGAGGAGCTGAGGAGCATATCTGATGATGGCAGCATGCCTGCAGAGAAATATCAGGATCCCATCTCCATGCACAGCAACAAACTAAAGCGTTTCAGCAATACCTACAACATCCTCAACAAGTCTGGCCTGCTAGGGATTACGCTGCGCACAAAGCAACTGATCAAAGAAAACAAGCGCACGCAGGGCCAGCTgcacctgctgcaggagcaaACAGCTCTGCTGCTCGAAGCGCTGAGCAGCGGGGATCCGCAGCTCTGGACTAATCTCCTGACGTCTTTGCAAGACACAGAAAAGGAGCAGTCTGGGGTTAAAATTTAA